The nucleotide sequence TTTATAACCCAAAATAAGACTATGATTCTAAACACTCTTCCTTATTACAAGCAATATTGAACCACTTCAAATCAAGTCTAAGAATCCATTTGGAGGCAGCATGATACGTTTTTTTAATAAACTCTTAACATATCCCGCATATTTTCGGTACGGATTTTATCTATTGGTTCCCCTATCCATTTTGATTCATCTTTTATCTGGAGAGGCAGCAAACAACTATTATATCCTATATATTGTTTCTACGATCTTTCTTGGTATCGGATTTTACAATCGTTCCGTTTGGTTTGTCTTTGCAGGAACCCTATTTCTAGTAACCTGTCGATCCTTTCTAGAAACGGATCATTCTTTGAATATTTGGACATACTTTACTTACTTCTTTACTTATTTAATGATTGCCTTTATTTCGGTCGCTCTCATGCAAAATGCACAAAAGATACGGGAAGACAGTTTAGAATTAACAAAGGCACTAGTCAATACGCTTGAATCTCGTGATGCTTATACTCTACACCACTCGGAAAAGGTAGCTGAATTAAGCAAAGAAATTGCCACGAAAATGCGATTACCTAAGCGAATAATCCGGAGTATTTATATTGGCGGATTACTACACGATATCGGAAAAATCGGCATACCAGAACATATATTAAATAAACCAACAAGATTGACGGAAGACGAATATTCTCTTATTAAAGAACATTCGGTTTTAGGATATAACATCATCAAACATATCACTTCGTTTCAAGAAAGTGGAGTTTTAGACGTGGTTCTATACCATCATGAGCGGTACGATGGGACAGGCTATCCAGAAGGAATAAAAAAAGATAAGATTCCATTAAGTGCCCGAATAGTTTCGGTTGCGGATAGTTTCGATGCAATGTCTTCCGATCGTGTTTATCGGGATAAGTATTCGTTAACTGCCATCCTCGAAGAAATTCAATTTAACAATGGTACACAGTTTGACCCAGAGGTAGTGGGCGTCTTTCTAAGCTTGTTCGATGAAGATGGAACCATTCCATAAAGTTCAAAAGCGTTCCTGTTTTGAATGGAGGAACGCTTGCCATTTAGCGGATGGGAGTGGAAGATATCCATTCAAAAAGGAACTTTTTGTTTAAAATTTATCTAAATTTCCCACTTTAATCTGTGCCATTTAATTTTTTGTATCTTCATTATTTATCAATGTATCGTTGATTTGATCAATCACCGTTCCTTTTGGTAAATTCAAGCTTAAGCTTTCTACGGATGCGAAATCCTTCTCATTGGAAAATAGATAAAACCCAGCACCATCATGAAATATAGTTATAAACGTTGAATCTGTATCTACTTCAAATATCGGGACAGACCGATCCCTTTTTCTTCCCCACTCCTTCATACTTTTTAATGAAAAAGATAAGTTATTAGCATACGAAATAGCGTAAAACTCATTTTGAGCAGGCAGCCAGAAAGTTTCTTCCATTACCACCCTAAGTTTTTTTGATTCTTCAATCTCCACTGTGAAACAAGGGGGATGATATTGATGTTTCTGAAACAAGGTGTAATATGTTCTATTTTCTTCAAGATGCGTTAAGGTATAGCTACAATCATTTTTATCTAAGAACGACTTATACTCCTCTATTTGATCATCATATGGAATAAAGGTAAGGTATATAGGAAATTTATTCCTCTCTATTAAAAATTCTTGTAAGAACTGTTTGTTGTGTTCCACATAGTCCCCTTCACTCCCCTCACTGATAAAATAAACTGAGCTTATATCCCCTTCAATTCTCATATAATGACCAACATCTTCTAATAACTTTTCAGTTAGTGTCTCTTCTTGGATCCAAATAGCTGGCATTTCATCCCCACTTCCTTTGTCTATTTCAACAATCGGTTAACTATTTTGTTCATGTTGGTATCGCAATTCATAACTTATGACTGCTTTTTTTATCCTTTCCAACTAATTGAATCTAATTATTAATTCAATCTTAGGAATTTACTAAAATGCTAAAATCCCTACCTTTCATTTCAAAGACAGGGATTTTAAGCTGTAAATTATTCTATAGGAAGCCTATTATTAATGTACCAACCTCTATAGAACCTTATAAAAGTCATTTTCTATATTTATACAGGAAACGTTTGATTCTATCTGCTTTCTCATTCCTTTAAGGAAAGATTTAACTTAAAGAAATACTCAGTCCCAAACTAATGGTCTAGCTACCCCCATAGTTCTCAGATAATCCAACAATTGGCCTGTGTGAACAGACTCATGATAAGCTATACGTAATAACATATCTCCAAGTGTTCTAACATAGCCAACATCAGAACGGTCTATCTTTATATTTTCTAAATCATTAGGGCTGATTGTCCTTATGTAATTAATGAAGCTTTCCCGATAGGGGCGGGAAAATATCAAATCATCTTCTACTGTTGTAAATTCTTTTTTGACAAATGGATTTGCTACATTAATTAACCCTTCACTACCTCGTCCTATAAGGACTTGATGGTAAAGAAACTCTCCCTCTAATATATGTCTAATCATTTCAGCACAAGTCATTGCCTCTTCATCAGGTTTCCAATCCAATTTAGTATTAGGTATTGCTCTCCATACTTTTATGCTTCTACGTCTAACTTCTTCAAAGTTCAATAGTATTAAATCATTCTGCTTCATTTTTATCCCCTCCTAATTTTCAATTTCTTATTAAAGTTAGAATCCAATTATTATAGAAAAAAAGATTATGCCTTGAATCAATGAACTTTTGCTGTTCTGTTTCGATATACAATCAAAGTGATTGCATTTAACAAGATGGTAACAATGAGAAGTACAGTTGCGACGAACACTAAAGCACCCGTTGTGTCCATAAGAGCAGACCAATCCTCAATGATTACCAAATGATACTGATAGAAAATCTGAAAACATAGCGAAATAGCACAAGCACTGATGCTCATCATGGATAGAGCAATCCAATTATTATTGTCATGCTTTTCATTTCGCATGAGATTAACAACAGGCAATATCCAAGCAATTAGCCCAAGTACGAGACTTCCAAGATTAAGCAAACTAATCATTTCTAATCCCCTTTGATATTGTTTTTTATTCTTGTTCTGAAATCTCTTGCCGTTACTCTAAATAGGAAATTTCATATTCATTTTAACATATTTATCCAGGTGGGGTTTTGTATCAAAGAAAAACTGACCCTTTCCAGGAGCCAGCTTCATTATTTTGTAACAACGCCAATTTGTAATTAAACAAACATTACTGCGCTATTCTATTGTACTGAAAAACCTCATCCTCTATAGGTGTATTTAAAGAAAATGTAGTTGTTTCTAATGTATCTATTATTTTTCCTTCTGGGTTATACCTTTCACGTTTTAACAATACTCCAGTTGGTCGGTTAATCCATAGTTTAAAGCTTGATACTAAATCCTCTCCGATTCTTCTACTTATGCTTCCTTCGACCACTATTGTATGATAGCCAAACATCTCCTTATCTTGGGATACAATTGTCCAGTTATTATTTTCATATAAATAGGATTGAACGAATTCGAAAGGAAAAAGGGATTGATCCGCACCGGTATAAGGTCGGTTTCTCTTATTGAGGGCCGCTTCTCCGTCTATATTTTGTTTAATACCGATGGTCCTGATTTTGTCCCCTTTCCTATACGTTACATTCTCCGTTGAAAACACTCCTGTCTCTGGAGTAATGTGATATAGCTTATCCCCATTGGAAATAAGTGTTCTATCTGGTATATCATCGTTATATGTTATGTCGCTATTTAGAAGATATTGATCTTCCTTTAGCTCTAATTGATAATTTACTTTGTATTCATTTTTACTGAATTTTGAGTACAGTAATTTTCCTTCTACAGTATGGAAATAATCCATTGTGTTCATCATTCTTTCGATTAATTCTTCTTTTGTTAGCGGACCAGGATCCTGGATATCAGGATATTCTTCTGTCGTTTTTCCACCTAATTTATCCATATCCTTTGAATTACCGGAAATCGTAATATTTTCTTCTAGAGACTTCGTCAAAAAGTTAGGATTTGTCTGGAAATAAGAAATAAATAACACAGTACACACAGCAAGAACGACTGTTGACGCAACGATATTTCTCCAAAAAGTCATTTTAGATCTTTTTTTATTTCGTTGTTCAGAGTAAATAATGTCCTGAATCGCTTTTTGATGGTTAAAATCTACATCTTTAAAGATCGTATGATCGAGCGCCTTCTTTAACTGTTTGAACTCGTTCTCCATTCTAAACCGCTCCTTTCTAATTTTTTTCGAATCAAACCTTTTGCTCTACTTAATCTCGTTTTGATTGTATTTTCGTTTACGCGAAGCAGTTCTTGCATTTCTTTTATCTTCATGTCTTCGTAGTAGTATAGAATAATAACTTCTCTATATTTAATTGGGAGAGTCATCACACTCTGGACAACTTGTTCCTCGGCATTTTTGGCTAAATACAGTTCTTCAGCTGATGAACTCTTGTTTAAAGGTTCTTTGTCCCCTATTCGAAACAACTGCTTAAACCAGCTGCTCTTTAGAACATCTTTGCTTTTATTAGCGGTTATGGTAAAAATCCAAGTTTTATAAGATGCTTCATTCCGAAAGTTGTCTAGATGATGGTAACAGTTCATAAATACGTCTTGTGCGATATCTTCTGTTAATGTCCAATCCTTGACGTATGTATAGGCGAATTTTTTGACGGATTTCCCATACGTTTGGACTAAATATATAAGCAAGTCATCTTTCTCCTTTTTGCTGTTTTCTATCAAGACTCTCCCCCCTTTTCATTTTGCTTAACTATCGTATTGACGACTAACCGTGCAAATAGTTTCATTTTTTATATCTATATATGAAAATAATTAGTGAGGATTTTAAAAAAGCGATCCCCTTTTATAGGAACCGCCTTGAGCATAAATAAGTATTCATTGTTTAGTCTCCGCCTTGATTGATTGCGAAAGATATCATGTAACTAAGTACCTCTAATTCAAATACAAACATCACTCATTATTCATGAAATTCTGCTTTGCCAAATAATTCAACACGGTCTGTGAAAACTCCTGATGAGATTCTTTTGTATATTTGGCAATTGTATAGACTTCAGCGAGATTCTTTAACCCTAATCGTTCGATCATTTCCTTCAGTTCCGGGTTTGCCATATATCGCTCCCATCCCTTTTCTTCTTTGTCTTTGTAGATTTCAAGAATTTCCTCATCCGAATAATCATGATATTGGTCATAATGAACTAGACCATGTTTTGGCAGTCTATCTCGTGGAGCTGGATCTTCTGCAGGATAGCCAAGTGAATACCCTACAACTGGTACAACATTTGGTGGTAAGTTTAGTAGTTTACCAATTTGGTGACAATTTGCTAACGTTGAACCCATATAGCAAACTCCTAACCCTGCATTTTCAGCTGCTAAGGCACAGTTTTGCGAAGCCAAAGTCGCATCAATAGCTCCTATCATAAAGCTCATGAAATTATCAAAGTTTTGTGGTGCATCATGAAGCGAAATCCATTTTCTCATTCTATTAAAATCTGCACAAAATGTTATTAAAACAGGCGCATCCACAACCATGGACTGCTCCATATGAGGTTCATATAATTTCTTCTTAAGCTCTTTATCTCTTGTGACAATAATGGAATAGGATTGCATGTTGCCACTGGAAGAGGCCCGAATGCCCGTGTATTACATCGCTTAATTCCATAGAAGCACTCCTTTTTTATACCTAACTAACAGGTTCGCTTCCCATACACGTAATCCCTTCATAATCGGCTATTACCTTTTATTATCGAATGGTGGTATAAGTTTTTTCAACAATGGGTTGCAACTAACAATAAAGTTCCCGAACAAGAGTACGGGACCTTTCATAAAGTATTACTTCACCCAAAAACGATTCACTACTTTTGTAATGATTAAATATCTATAAAATTCCCTTCATTCGGGCTAATCATTTGGAAATCCCCCTGGTGGATCATCTGGTGGTGGCTGAAAAGAATTTTGCTTTTCTCTTCCTCTGTCTATTGCTTTTTCTTGGTCTGTCTTTTTTGAGTATGGACTACGGTGATTTTGACTGCGCTTGCTGAGCAAATAAATAACAACAATAGCTAATATGACGAATATGCCCAAAAATGTATCAAAACCCAATATATCCCTCCTTTTTTTAATTTTACACTATATTAAATAGTAAGGAACAATTTTTTTGAACTATATTTCTTATGTGGTCGTTAATTCCGTTTTACTACTAGAAAAGCTACCATTAAAAGACTGTGGAAACTTCCCTGGTCACAGTTATCTTTACTGGATTTTTCAAAAGTCTTCATAAGTATTTTTGAACATAACGCGTGTGTTTATGGAAACAATAAGTTTGGTGAACCTTATT is from Radiobacillus kanasensis and encodes:
- a CDS encoding HD-GYP domain-containing protein, which produces MIRFFNKLLTYPAYFRYGFYLLVPLSILIHLLSGEAANNYYILYIVSTIFLGIGFYNRSVWFVFAGTLFLVTCRSFLETDHSLNIWTYFTYFFTYLMIAFISVALMQNAQKIREDSLELTKALVNTLESRDAYTLHHSEKVAELSKEIATKMRLPKRIIRSIYIGGLLHDIGKIGIPEHILNKPTRLTEDEYSLIKEHSVLGYNIIKHITSFQESGVLDVVLYHHERYDGTGYPEGIKKDKIPLSARIVSVADSFDAMSSDRVYRDKYSLTAILEEIQFNNGTQFDPEVVGVFLSLFDEDGTIP
- a CDS encoding DinB family protein; the encoded protein is MKQNDLILLNFEEVRRRSIKVWRAIPNTKLDWKPDEEAMTCAEMIRHILEGEFLYHQVLIGRGSEGLINVANPFVKKEFTTVEDDLIFSRPYRESFINYIRTISPNDLENIKIDRSDVGYVRTLGDMLLRIAYHESVHTGQLLDYLRTMGVARPLVWD
- a CDS encoding sigma-70 family RNA polymerase sigma factor; the encoded protein is MIENSKKEKDDLLIYLVQTYGKSVKKFAYTYVKDWTLTEDIAQDVFMNCYHHLDNFRNEASYKTWIFTITANKSKDVLKSSWFKQLFRIGDKEPLNKSSSAEELYLAKNAEEQVVQSVMTLPIKYREVIILYYYEDMKIKEMQELLRVNENTIKTRLSRAKGLIRKKLERSGLEWRTSSNS
- a CDS encoding nitroreductase family protein; the encoded protein is MRASSSGNMQSYSIIVTRDKELKKKLYEPHMEQSMVVDAPVLITFCADFNRMRKWISLHDAPQNFDNFMSFMIGAIDATLASQNCALAAENAGLGVCYMGSTLANCHQIGKLLNLPPNVVPVVGYSLGYPAEDPAPRDRLPKHGLVHYDQYHDYSDEEILEIYKDKEEKGWERYMANPELKEMIERLGLKNLAEVYTIAKYTKESHQEFSQTVLNYLAKQNFMNNE